From the Labrus mixtus chromosome 10, fLabMix1.1, whole genome shotgun sequence genome, the window ctctgtctctcttctctctctctgtctctgtctctgtctctctctctgtctccctctctgtctctcctctaaTAGATCACAAACGTCTGACGCTGTTTTTCTAAActtggctcctcctcctcctccaggtggtCGGCCTCCACATGCAGGGTCTGGGCTGTGATGAGATGCTGCAGGGCTTCTCCGTGGCCATCAAGATGGGCGCCACCAAAGCAGACTTTGACAAGACTGTGGCCATCCACCCCACCTCGTCTGAGGAGTTTGTGACCATGCGCtaaccccgccccctcctcagTCTTCACACGCCCGGCAGACCGGCGGCAGACAGGGACACGGCCGCGCCTCCGCCCCGCTCCAGCTTGACGACTTGCTTTCTGAATCTCATTTAGTGACCTCCTCTGTGCCAGTGTTTCCTGTACTGTGGGTCTTGATTTCTGACTGAATCATCAATGATGGAAGTGATTGATCTGCAGGTTCTTTTTGTGGCGTGATTGCTCAGAGTGTCCTCGTCTCCGTGTTCGTCTGTCTTTTGTTGGATTATTATCCCGAACACTGCTTCTCCTTCAGGCACCATATTAACTACCTTAAGGTCCTAACATAGAAACTGTACTGTCCTAAGATTCAATAAACCTGCAGAGTCTTTTCTTACGCCGTGtcctgactcctccccctcactCTGTGAAGGAGAGCTTTCATTTCCACAGTTATTTATTATGTGGAGAATACATGTAGTACCCCTCGGagtccactagagggagctgtGTTCCCCCTGGTTTCAGTTTGAACCCCAGACGACAGTGAGACGTTCCCATCGTAACCATGGAGACGGCTGACTTCATGGATTAAATCATTAAAGTCAGACTCAAAGCCAGGTACTTTTCACTCAGCTTCATATCATACAAGAAggaacaaatatatttaaaatacaaaacatatacacacaggaACATACAACAACCATAAATAtatcatttcaaaatgaaaggaCAAAATGTCGCTAAatgataaacaataaaaaacatgtaaataaattcaATGACAATACAGAGCTTCTGaagtcataaaaaaatacattatctgtctatatatatatacagtgtaATAAACAAGTGAGTCAACATGTTGGTAACTAAGTGCACTGATCTGTCAAAAGATACTGGAGAGGGgacaagaacaaaataaatagtTGAAGTCTTCTGgaaatagtccacaacatgagCAGTTTGTATGAATCTCTCAGAGAGCCCACAGCAGGTACTCAGACGGGAAATGACCTTGTTTGTGAGTCAGTTCAAAAAGTATCGCGATAAAGGTTGACataacatttaaacacttaaCATACTATCGCGAGAAGACAGCGGACGTCACCACGTGTCAGAggtcacgtgtgtgtgtttgtagcggAGGTTCTGTCATTCTGCTCAGAGGTTCTCGACATGGATCCAGATTATGCAGAACAGAAGTCTCCATAGAAAGGTACTGTCTTTTCAGAATGACGTCACCTGGATGTACTCCCCTGTGGGTCTCTGTTAGTTATCAGTTTATTAAAATGTCACGCGGCGCTTGTTACTTAACGGCGGATAACGCTGTTAGCATATGATGCTAGCTAGTTAGCTCAGCTCTTAGTGGTGTTATGCTGCCTTCACGTGCTCCTTGGAAAAAACGGACTTCCCATTTGTACATTCCTAACGACGACATAGTCGCGTTCAAGTTCTCTGAATGAAAAAATAGAGCGAGCTTCAGGTAAATGACGAATACATATTTATTACCGACTATTGTTGACACTCTTTCTAATCTTCAGTCCTATTTTCCCTCCTCATTCTGACATTTGGAGGCCATTCAGAACTCGTTAATACGGTAGATCCGATATTTTCAGAAGCTCATGAAGGCAGCATTAGCCGCGTTAGCAGCATTAgccatgttagcatgttagccgGCCGGCAGTAAAGTCAGGTGATATTAACCAATGACAGGCAGCCCTGTGAACGTTAACCACGAGCTCTGTGGATCCTCTGTGTTCATGCTGATGTGTTCTGGTGAATCTGTCAGACCTGGTCCCTGTATCGGTCTGACAGCTAGTCTCTGACTCCTCACAGCTACTTCCTGCACAGAACCGATCCGAGCCGAGCTACCGCCAGGATGTTCCCGAGCCTGGCCCACAGACCATGGCACGTCTTCTGCAGGGTCTCCATGCAGCACAGGGCCCCCCTGTCTCAACGGACCCCGAGGTTCCCCCAGCCGACCTACGGTAGGAGCACATCATCACTTTACCCTCACATCACTTTACCCTCACATCACTTTACTCTCACATCCCGGGACATCACTTTACCCTCACATCACTTTACCGTCACATCACTTTACCCTCACATCACTTTACCGTCACATCACTTTACCCTCACATCACTTTACCCTCACACCACTTTACCCTCACATCCCGGGACATCACTTTACCGTCACACCACTTTACCCTCACACCACTTTACCGTCACACCACTTTACCCTCACATCACTTTACCCTCACACCCCGGGACATCACTTTACCCTCACATCACTTTACCCTCACATCACTTTACCGTCACATCACTTTACCCTCACACCCTGGGACATCACTTTACCCTCACATCACTTTACCCTCACACCACTTTACCCTCACATCACTTTACCCTCACATCCCGGGACATCACTTTACCCTCACACCACTTTACCCTCACACCACTTTACCCTCACATCACTTTACCCTCACACCACTTTACCCTCACATCACTTTACTCTCACATCCCGGGACATCACTTTACCCTCACATCACTTTACTCTCACATCCCGGGACATCACTTTACCCTCACATCACTTTACCCTCACATCACTTTACCCTCACACCACTTTACCCTCACATCACTTTACTCTCACATCCCGGGACATCACTTTACCGTCACACCACTTTACCCTCACACCACTTTACCCTCACATCACTTTACCCTCACATCCCGGGACATCACTTTACCGTCACACCACTTTACCCTCACATCACTTTACCCTCACATCCCGGGACATCACTTTACCGTCACACCACTTTACCCTCACATCACTTTACACTCACACCCCGGGACATCACTTTACCCTCACATCACTTTACCCTCACATCACTTTACCCTCACACCCCGGGACATCACTTTACCCTCACACCACTTTACCCTCACACCCCGGGACATCACTTTACCCTCACATCACTTTACCCTCACACCACTTTACCCTCACACCCCGGGACATCACTTTACCCTCACATCACTTTACCCTCACACCACTTTACCCTCACATCACTTTACCCTCACATCACTTTACCCTCACACCCCGGGACATCACTTTACCCTCACATCACTTTACCCTCACATCACTTTACCGTCACATCACTTTACCCTCACACCCCGGGACATCACTTTACCCTCACATCACTTTACCCTCACACCCTGGGACATCACTTTACTGATTGTGGAAAAGTTTAAGTCTATTTTAACTCACAAAGTGAAACTTTCATATATTCTGGTTTAAGCCCTCAGAGGCGATGTGAGGTTCAGAGATTTAGTTGTTTGGGTTGCACTGGTTCTTTTGCTGTCAGTGatttgttgttgtcgttgttgtttccCTGGGTTGCTTTGTTGAGGTggtttgttcttgtgtttttctgcattgtttttataaatgtttctgACATGTCTGTGGCACCACATCGTTTTTTTTAGGCAAATTGAAAATGCAAAAAgctgttttgcattttgcacGTCATCGTCAGATAGTAGATAGCATCATCAGGATTTGAACCCGCCTCTCATAGATCAGTGGTACCAGTGCAGGATGTAAATGAGTATGCTCACATTATTACAGTTCTCAGACACACTTTGAATCACAAATGAATTATatagttgttgtgtttttgtctttattggagagacaggacagtggatagagttggaaatcagggagagagaggggaaaagagccacaggtcggactcgaacctgggccgcccgcttggagcaCTATAGCTGGGGTGCACGCTCTAACCCCTGAATTATTTAGttttataaactttattaatccctgaggggaaattcttgtTTGCACGCTGTTATTGAGAGACGTGCATTAACGGGGTGGCTACACAGGGGGCGCTCATGTGCTGGGAGGGGCACCTGGGCAGGACTTAGTGACCTGGCCCCTCTCCAGTAACCGGTCCgtaccgggacttgaacccaggtccctacagactgagcggTGGCCCGACCAGCTGACATGTTTCCACAttaaggagagagaaagggttaatgataataataataataatgaattagCGGCCCACTTTAGCCGCTCCTCTCATAAAGTCTGGCCACGCCCCCTGTGCTTCAGCGGCTAGATATTTGAAGTTTGGGGTTCAGGTCAGAAGTCCAGCGTGAAGTTTCAGGTGTTTTGGGGTGTTGGTCAACGCAGTCGTAAACGTCGACCAGGACGAAGTTTCACTTTTTGAAATGAAGTTTTGTCTCCCCCTGTCCCCCCGTCTCCTTCCTGTCCCCCCGTCTCCTTCCTGTCTCCCCGTCTCCTTCCTGTCCCCCTGTCTCCCCCGTCTCCTTCCTGTCTCCCCCGTTTCCTTCCTGTCTCCCTCGTCTCCTTCCTGTCCCCCTGTCTCCCCCGTCTCCTTcctgtctcccctgtctccttcCTGTCTCCCTCGTCTCCTTCCTGTCCCCCCGTCTCCTTCCTGTCCCCCCGTCTCCTTCCTGTCTCCCCCGTCTCCTTCCTGTCTCCCTCGTCTCCTTCCTGTCTCCCTCGTCTCCTTcctgtctgtcctcctccttcctgtctcCCCCCGTCTCCTTcctgtccccctcctccttcctgtctccctcgtctccttcctgtccctccctgtctccttcctgtccccctcctccttcctgtctccctcgtctccttcctgtccctccctgtctccttcctgtctccctcgtctccttcctgtccctccctgtctccttcctgtctccctcgtctccttcctgtccctccctgtctccttcCTGTCTCCCACCCGTCTAAGTCTCTTGATGTCTCTCGGGGTAACATGTGTCCTGGTGTTGAACAGGTTGTCAGAGTGGAGGGATTCACAGTCTGTGGTTCAGCTTCCCAGACTGTCGCGTCACGGCGCTGGCGCTCGGTAAGGTTCACTTCTACTCGACGTCGGGGAGCGGTAAAGACGGTCCTccaacacctgcagcaggtgaagCTCCGTCAGCAGAGAAGGTGTTGTCtgctgcagcaggtgagtttaccTGTGTTTCTCATGTCTGAACATCCAGCAGCATCTAAACTCTCCTCTCTGATAGGCTCCTCCCCTAAAGGCCTGACTAAAGCCGAGACCATCCATGTGAAAGGTAAACGTTTCCTCGTGCTTCACGTtgatgacactttttaaaaacgatGCTCGCTTCACGCCTCGTGTCATCGTGTGTTTCTGTTGCAGTTCGTGCGGTCCTGAAGAAACGAGAATACGGAGCCAAATACACTCAGAACAACTTCATCACGGCGGTCCGAGCCATGAACGAGTTCTGCCTTAAACCCAGGTGAGTGTCTGTTACCTCGCCATGTTCAGACCGCTGTTTCCCAGACGCCATGTGTACGGTCAGTCTGAatgttgggggggggaggggggggtgaagTTGATGAGTAGACGTGCTGTTGTGATTAAGTGATTGTCCGCCTCACGTCGTTCATCACATGACTCTCTAACATCTCCCTCCTGTatccccccacctccccccccccccccccccgtcccgtCCCGTCCCCCCCCATcccgtctccccccccccgtctccccccccgtccccccatCCCGTCTccccgtctcccccccccccgtctccccCCACCGTCTCTCCCCCCGTCCCGTCccgtctctcccccccccccccaccgtcTCTCCCCGTCTTTCTTCACAGTGACCTCGAGCAGCTTCGTAAGATCAGACGGCGGAGCCCCCACGACGACACGGAGGCTTTCACCGTGTTTCTGCGCTCCGACGTGGAGGCCAAGTGAGTTCACtgcatcaccatgacaaccatcaaaccccccccccccccccccccccgacatgtttctttaacctgcgtttctctctctgtgacatcaGAGCCATCGACGTCTGGGGGAGCCACGAAGCTTTGGCCCGAGAGAGAAACCTCaggaaggaggtggagaaggaatACCAAGAGAGTAAGTCCCCgtccccccccacccacccccttAATCCTAACCatacccccccacccctaaaTACTAACCctaacagccccccccccacccccctaaccctaaccatacccccctaaccctaacaacccccccacccctaaaTACTAACCctaacagccccccccccacccccctaaccctaaccatacccccctaaccctaacaacccccccacccctaaaTACTAACCCTAacagccccccccacccccctaaccctaaccataCCCCCCTAATACtaacaacccccccccacccccctaaccctaaccataCCCCCCTAATACTAACCCtaacaacccccccacccccctaaaTACTAACCCTAacaaaccccccccacccccctaaaTACTAACCctaacaaacccccccccccccccccccacccccctaatACTAACCctaacaaccccccccccacccctaaaCCTGAGACAGACTGGCTGTATGAAGTCAAACATTCTGAATATGTGCTgagtgtcacttcctgtttcctctgcagatATTTTCCGGAACCAGCAGCTGCTGAAGGAATACAAAGACTTCTGGGGAAACACCAAGGTGAGCACTTCTTCTGACCACGATACGCCGTTCCTCCTGACCGCGATACGCCGTTCCTCCTGACCGCGATACGCCGTTCCTCCTGACCGCGATACGCCGTTCCTCCTGACCGCGATACGCCGTTCCTCCTGAGACGTTTTTCCTCCATGACGAGTTCAGAGGACCTTTAAGTCGTGATGCGTCTTCatggcaccccccccccctttatggTCACAGAGTTGAGATGTTTTTCCACAATTCattttgtccaccttcaaaataaaagcaccacacttaattttgtccaccttcaaaataaaagcaccacacttaattttgtccaccttcaaaataaaagcaccacacttcagtttgtccacgttcaaaataaaagcaccacacatcagtttgtccaccttcaaaataaaagcaccacacttaattttgtccaccttcaaaataaaagcaccacacttaattttgtccaccttcaaagtaaaagcaccacacgtcagtttgtccaccttcaaaataaaagcaccacacttaattttgtccaccttcaaaataaaagcaccacatgttgtgatgttaaCAAGGATAAACGGGGGGCGCCAGATGGCCTCGCGGTTATGTctcacgccccatgtacggaggctgtagtcctcgttgGAGTgcagagaagtaaatatttacCGCTGTGTGGACAGTGAGCGTTCGATCGTGCACGATTCAACACTCCCCCGATATCTTACGCTGGCGTGCTGTTGGGACATGGCGTGACACTGCGCTGCACGTCCTGGTGAATTCTTTACTGGATGTAAAGCGTCACCATGCAGCATCAGTAACTGTCTGAAAACAAAGTAACATCTGACTCTGTTTGAAATTCTTTTTCAGACTCtaataaaaacattgtgttcTTTTTCTCCCTGAAGCCTCGATCAGGGCAGAGGGCCACTTTTCTCCAGGGGCCGGGGAAGGTGGTGATGGTCGCTATCTGCATGTAAGGCTTCCCCCTCCCTCATCTTCACATTAAAAAGCTGCAGCACACAGTGGGAGATGTTAGTGAACAGATAGAGtctctcctgctgcagagatccAGAGAGTCGATGTTCAGAGTCTCACATGAGGCCGCTCTATTGGATTAGGATGATTGTGTTAGAGGACATGTGCAGTCACATGAACAGCAGAGCGTTTCCTTCAGTaaccactcacacacattatCAATTAAGATCACGTTGAGTATCTGAACTGAGAGTCTAGTTTAGTCTAAGCTAACTTCAGAAAGACTTTTTAAACTCTCTTAAAGATgataaagtttgttttctcactACTCCTCACTAAGTTCAACACTTTAATGCATCACGCTCCCAcgaacacattcacacctttctaacacacgacctgaatataaaaaatcatttaaatgtattttgtctgtatctttgcttatgttttgatattttgtccgttttattttatttatttttgtgtctttgtttatttgttctcgctttagttgtcatgtcgatatattcttgtttcattttgttcaccttatcaccaataaaaaaaataaaaagttgaaaatgtttcacctcATATTTTTCTTGTGTCTTCAGCAACGGGCTGAACTTCTTCTTCAAGCTGCTGGCGTGGGTCTACACGGGCTCAGCCAGCATGTTCTCAGAGGCCATCCACTCTCTGGCCGACACCTGCAACCAGGCTCTGCTCGCACTCGGGATCAGCCAGTCGGTCCGCAACCCTGACGCCGTGCACCCGTAAGaaccacctacacacacacacacacacacatcagtgtttAATGTGCAGCTTGAtgtctgtaaacacacagaagaagaagaagactaaTCTGTAAACAAAACTCTGAAGGTGTTTTTCAGGCTTctgagattctcctgacctggttgtgttcacacatgaagctccTCCCCCTTTCAGGAGTTTATTAAAGAGTTTATTGtgaaagcagctttttttttttggtcagggtctttttattttcattttcaacattataTCACAGGAACAAAATGACCGATAACagaacaggagaaaaacaacaacaacaaaaaaacaaattaaaatgaatcctCACCCCCCccagaaaccacacacacacacacacacacataaatgttggggttgtatcaagtcaactttggttatattctttaataattatttctaattattaataatataaataaaatatcatcaaactatgtttaatctcgttttgggacaccaccctgtactcagggaaatataaccaaaatatcactcaaatcagtctcagattagttacttaattactaatattattaataattaataactatatttaataaattgaaggcgtgaaatccgtacacaaagcccttgcacccagcttatatcacaatgcaaatacaaccagtaatcacaaacaactgctctcttaaattataacagaatttatttaaacaaagcaacatcaatccaaaatcaatgaacttaatccaacaaataactattataaactaatctaagcaaacaaacattaccaagcaaggcttgtggaaggtgtgtgtatgcgtgtgtgcgtgtgtgcgtgcgtgcgtgcgtgcgtgcgtgcgtgcgtgcgtgtgtgtgtgtgagagagagagagagggggggggggaagaagaaaagggggcgATAACTTTGTACCCACGTGAtcgctcacgatggcgcacctaacaaagacctgggtgtatgcgtgcgtgtgtgtgtgtgtgtgtgtgagagagagagggggggggagattactccgtcccacgtggtcgcctctccgatggcgcacacctaacaaagacctaatgtggccttaatgtctgaaagagatcgagttcggccctacacgatctgtgtctctgagacgtctggatggccgcgagtgtataaatctctctctttgtctgtgtgtgtgtgtgtgtgtgtgtgtgtgtgtgtgtgtgtgtgtgtgtgtgtgtgaatggcctatgtgcgtaatggcgcggtggtggagttagtctcctGATGTACGTCTAcccgagaatatgtgtgtgttagaaagaggggaggaaatgggaggaaaagaggataaaagaggagcgtagaggaagagagaaatgcgtgtctgaagaggccggatcacagtctgaatcccgcaccacaactcggagtaattcccttcattcacagaaacaaaccaatggccgaattcaagttaatacggcttacactggcctttctgatcagaagagtaatacctggttataacgctgttacgctaaacacatataggacg encodes:
- the slc30a9 gene encoding proton-coupled zinc antiporter SLC30A9, mitochondrial, which gives rise to MFPSLAHRPWHVFCRVSMQHRAPLSQRTPRFPQPTYGCQSGGIHSLWFSFPDCRVTALALGKVHFYSTSGSGKDGPPTPAAGEAPSAEKVLSAAAGSSPKGLTKAETIHVKVRAVLKKREYGAKYTQNNFITAVRAMNEFCLKPSDLEQLRKIRRRSPHDDTEAFTVFLRSDVEAKAIDVWGSHEALARERNLRKEVEKEYQENIFRNQQLLKEYKDFWGNTKPRSGQRATFLQGPGKVVMVAICINGLNFFFKLLAWVYTGSASMFSEAIHSLADTCNQALLALGISQSVRNPDAVHPYGFSNMRYIASLISGVGIFMMGAGLSWYHGIMGLLHPEPMESLLWAYCILAGSLVSEGATLLVAINEIKKSARQQEVSFYEYVMQSRDPSTNVVLLEDAAAVLGVIMAAGCMGLTSLTGNPHYDSLGSLGVGTLLGCVSAFLIYSNTEALLGRSIQPERVQKLTEFLENDPAVRAIHDVKATDIGLSKVRFKAEVDFDGRVVTRSYLEKQDIDQILNDIQQVKTPEELESFMLKHGENIIDTLGAEVDRLEKELKQRNPEVRHVDLEIL